A portion of the Rhinopithecus roxellana isolate Shanxi Qingling chromosome 19, ASM756505v1, whole genome shotgun sequence genome contains these proteins:
- the CDK3 gene encoding cyclin-dependent kinase 3 translates to MAMDVFQKVEKIGEGTYGVVYKAKNRETGQLVALKKIRLDLEMEGVPSTAIREISLLKELKHPNIVQLLDVVHNERKLYLVFEFLSQDLKKYMDSTPDSELPLHLIKSYLFQLLQGVSFCHSHRVIHRDLKPQNLLINELGAIKLADFGLARAFGVPLRTYTHEVVTLWYRAPEILLGSKFYTTAVDIWSIGCIFAEMVTRKALFPGDSEIDQLFRIFRMLGTPSEATWPGVTQLPDYKGNFPKWTRKGLGEIVPSLEPEGRDLLMQLLQYDPSRRITAKTALAHPYFSSPEPSPAAGQYVLQRFCH, encoded by the exons ATGGCCATGGATGTGTTCCAGAAGGTAGAGAAGATCGGAGAGGGCACCTACGGGGTGGTGTACAAGGCCAAGAACAGGGAGACAGGGCAGCTGGTGGCCCTGAAGAAGATCAGACTGGATTT GGAGATGGAGGGCGTCCCAAGCACTGCCATCAGGGAGATCTCCCTGCTCAAGGAACTGAAGCACCCCAACATCGTCCA ACTGCTGGATGTGGTGCACAACGAGAGGAAGCTTTATCTGGTGTTTGAGTTCCTCAGCCAGGACCTGAAGAAGTACATGGACTCCACCCCAGACTCGGAGCTCCCCCTGCACCTCATCAAG AGCTACCTCTTCCAGTTGCTGCAAGGGGTGAGTTTCTGCCACTCACACCGGGTCATCCACCGAGACCTGAAGCCCCAGAATCTGCTCATCAATGAGTTGGGTGCCATCAAGCTGGCCGACTTCGGCCTGGCTCGAGCCTTCGGGGTGCCCCTGCGCACCTACACCCACGAG GTGGTGACACTGTGGTATCGCGCCCCCGAGATTCTCTTGGGCAGCAAGTTCTATACCACAGCTGTGGATATCTGGAGCATTGGTTGCATCTTTGCAGAGATG GTGACTCGAAAAGCCCTGTTTCCTGGTGACTCTGAGATTGACCAGCTCTTTCGTATCTTTCGTATGCTGGGGACACCCAGCGAAGCCACATGGCCCGGGGTCACCCAGCTGCCTGACTATAAGGGCAACTTCCCTAAGTGGACCAGGAAGGGACTGGGAGAGATTGTGCCCAGTCTGGAGCCAGAGGGCAGGGACCTGCTCATG CAACTCCTGCAGTATGACCCCAGCCGGCGGATCACAGCCAAGACTGCCCTGGCCCACCCATACTTCTCATCCCCCGAGCCCTCTCCGGCCGCCGGCCAGTATGTGCTGCAGCGATTCTGCCATTGA